From a region of the Lactuca sativa cultivar Salinas chromosome 4, Lsat_Salinas_v11, whole genome shotgun sequence genome:
- the LOC111887369 gene encoding endonuclease 1, whose translation MTIPRSTFALTFSLLKGMRKIGSFRLWSIYFLGFVLINGFGGVQAWSKEGHIMTCKIAQELLVPNAAHVVRMLLPDYANGDLSTLCVWPDQIRHWYRYRWTSPLHFIDTPDDACSFDYSRDCHDTHGGKDMCVAGAIKNYTSQLSHYHEGTSDRRYNMTEALLFLSHFMGDIHQPMHVGFTTDEGGNTIGLRWFRHKSNLHHVWDREIILTAAADFYEKDMGSLQKAIQANFTHGLWSEDVTSWKDCDDLSTCINKYAMESIKMACTWGYKGVEAGETLSDNYFNSRMPIVMKRIAQGGVRLSMILNRVFGGLDPLKDTLVAT comes from the exons ATGACCATACCACGATCAACTTTTGCTTTGACTTTTTCTCTACTAAAAGGAATGAGGAAAATTGGGTCTTTTAGATTATGGTCTATTTATTTTCTTGGATTTGTGTTGATTAATGGATTTGGTGGTGTTCAAGCTTGGAGCAAAGAGGGACACATCATGACATGCAAAATCGCTCAA GAATTGCTTGTACCAAATGCAGCACATGTTGTACGGATGTTGTTACCGGATTATGCAAATGGTGACTTGTCGACATTATGTGTGTGGCCCGATCAGATCCGACACTGGTACAGGTACCGATGGACAAGTCCTCTTCACTTCATTGACACCCCTGATGATGCTTGCTCCTTCGATTACTCAA GGGATTGCCATGATACGCATGGAGGAAAGGATATGTGTGTTGCTGGAGCCATAAAGAATTACACATCTCAACTCTCGCATTATCATGAAGGGACTTCAGATCGACGAT ATAACATGACTGAGGCCTTGTTATTTTTATCGCACTTCATGGGAGATATTCATCAG CCGATGCATGTTGGATTTACAACCGACGAAGGAGGAAACACCATTGGTTTGCGATGGTTCAGGCACAAATCTAATTTGCACCAT GTATGGGATAGAGAGATCATTCTTACGGCTGCAGCTGATTTCTATGAGAAGGATATGGGGTCTCTCCAAAAAGCCATTCAAGCCAACTTCACTCAT GGATTATGGTCCGAAGACGTCACTTCTTGGAAGGATTGTGATGACCTCTCTACTTGCATAAACAA GTATGCGATGGAAAGTATAAAAATGGCATGCACATGGGGTTACAAAGGTGTTGAGGCTGGTGAAACTCTTTCAG ATAATTACTTTAACTCGAGGATGCCGATTGTAATGAAACGGATTGCCCAAGGCGGAGTCCGGTTATCAATGATTTTAAATCGGGTATTTGGTGGTTTGGATCCGCTCAAAGATACATTAGTGGCCAcgtga
- the LOC111887361 gene encoding uncharacterized protein LOC111887361: MSMEPFRCLELAKFLKEICTNKRKLKGNEKISMNENASAVLQRKLRPKCKDPGMFTIPCKIGDVTFSSAMLDLGSFINVMPYLVYESLNVGPLNETGVIILFADKSSVFPRGVVEDVLVQVNQLVFPTDFYVIDLEEQVSSKLALILLGRPFLKMGRTKIDVYAELFELSNSDMLEIILSKGFDYGKLAEKLKLYSLDLEVEKLFNNLEVKKSTRFDVNQVELPPTHTKLPPSLVFDGR, encoded by the exons ATGAGTATGGAACCTTTCAGGTGTTTAGAGCTCGCAAAATTTTTGAAAGAAATTTGCACcaataaaagaaaattgaaagGGAATGAAAAGATTTCAATGAATGAAAATGCATCCGCAGTTTTGCAAAGAAAACTTCGACCTAAATGCAAAGATCCGGGAATGTTTACGATTCCTTGCAAGATAGGGGATGTAACTTTTAGTAGTGCCATGCTTGATCTTGGTTCTTTTATTAATGTCATGCCCTATTTGGTATATGAATCGTTAAATGTTGGCCCTTTAAATGAAACCGGTGTCATAATTTTATTTGCGGATAAATCAAGTGTTTTTCCTAGAGGTGTTGTAGAAGATGTTTTGGTGCAAGTGAATCAATTGGTCTTCCCGacggatttctatgtgattgattTAGAGGAACAAGTTTCCTCCAAATTGGCTCTAATCTTGCTTGGAAGACCGTTTTTGAAAATGGGTAGAACAAAGATTGATGTGTATGCCG AATTGTTTGAGTTGTCTAATAGTGACATGTTGGAGATTATTTTAAGCAAAGGGTTCGATTATGGGAAGCTAGCCGAGAAATTGAAGCTTTATTCTCTAGATCTGGAAGTTGAGAAGTTGTTCAACAATTTGGAAGTGAAGAAATCCACAAGGTTTGATGTCAATCAAGTTGAGTTGCCTCCAACTCATACAAAGTTACCACCTTCCCTTGTTTTTGATGGAAGATGA